In the genome of Xanthomonas translucens pv. cerealis, one region contains:
- a CDS encoding pyridoxamine 5'-phosphate oxidase family protein: MASPQELEEKFWKALKSDRTVMLGLDGVEDGHARPMTAQFEGERGGPIWFFTSKDNALVQKLAQSQRVIAAFSAKDHDLFASISGTLSLDNDQAVIERLWNGFIDAWYEQGKDDPKLALLRLDPDHAQIWLNGSSLVAGIKVLFGIDPKRDYQDKVADVPLR; this comes from the coding sequence ATGGCCAGCCCGCAGGAACTGGAAGAGAAATTCTGGAAGGCGCTCAAGTCCGACCGCACGGTCATGCTCGGCCTGGATGGCGTCGAAGACGGCCATGCGCGGCCGATGACCGCGCAATTCGAAGGCGAGCGTGGCGGTCCTATCTGGTTCTTCACCTCCAAGGACAACGCCCTGGTGCAGAAACTGGCCCAGAGCCAGCGGGTGATCGCAGCGTTCAGCGCCAAGGACCACGACCTGTTCGCCAGCATCAGCGGCACGCTCAGCCTGGACAACGATCAGGCAGTGATCGAACGTCTGTGGAACGGCTTCATAGACGCCTGGTACGAGCAAGGCAAGGACGATCCCAAGCTGGCGCTGCTGCGCCTGGATCCGGACCACGCGCAGATCTGGCTCAACGGCTCCAGCCTGGTGGCCGGGATTAAAGTGCTGTTCGGCATCGATCCCAAGCGGGACTATCAGGACAAGGTCGCGGACGTGCCGCTACGCTGA
- a CDS encoding trypsin-like serine peptidase, whose amino-acid sequence MNRKNTLYLALLAGIFGLSPIAMAANPPAAEMDSAPVEARPNAAALGGAELRSLASGSAHAPRLIELGAPDSAQAATMKQLRAQQVKHGQPLQIGFSRTIAEPAINLRRLSWHSLPNGAQVTSFEIVSTGAAALRAALQLSGSGTQPGDPGKAKLRFAGDDGRVFEQSGADFAGSTPGWSAAVSGARLVVEIELPAGQYPPGFALKIPQLSHMDINPVASEDMMRPMIGESDSCEHDIVCRANPSSGFTSAAKSVARMLYSKGGSTYLCTGTLLNNSNAPKKYLFWTAAHCISTQAVADTLQTYWFYDAASCNGSTVSASATTLNGGASLRYANATRDTALLELKTAPPSGAFYAGWSSSPIGSTGTAIEGIHHPAGDVKKYSLGSVSALSSSYLGGSPLYKVVWNSGVTEGGSSGSGLFTVNSRGAYQLRGGLLGGDSYCSAPSAPDYYSRFSDVYSIIQPYLSP is encoded by the coding sequence ATGAATCGCAAGAACACGCTGTATCTGGCCCTGCTCGCGGGCATCTTTGGCCTTTCCCCCATCGCCATGGCCGCCAATCCCCCCGCGGCCGAGATGGACTCCGCTCCGGTCGAAGCCCGCCCCAATGCCGCCGCACTCGGCGGCGCCGAACTGCGCAGCCTCGCCAGCGGCAGCGCGCATGCGCCGCGTCTGATCGAACTGGGCGCACCCGACAGCGCCCAGGCCGCGACGATGAAGCAGTTGCGCGCGCAGCAGGTCAAGCACGGCCAGCCGCTGCAGATCGGCTTCTCGCGCACCATTGCCGAGCCGGCGATCAACCTGCGCCGGCTCAGTTGGCACAGCCTTCCCAATGGCGCCCAGGTCACCAGCTTCGAGATCGTCTCCACCGGCGCGGCCGCGCTGCGCGCGGCATTGCAGCTCAGCGGCAGCGGCACCCAGCCGGGCGACCCGGGCAAGGCCAAGCTGCGCTTCGCCGGCGACGACGGCCGCGTGTTCGAACAGAGCGGCGCCGACTTCGCAGGCAGCACGCCGGGCTGGTCCGCGGCGGTGTCCGGCGCGCGCCTGGTGGTGGAAATCGAACTGCCGGCCGGCCAGTACCCGCCGGGCTTCGCGCTGAAGATCCCGCAGCTCTCGCACATGGACATCAATCCCGTCGCCAGCGAGGACATGATGCGGCCGATGATCGGCGAGAGCGATTCGTGCGAGCACGACATCGTCTGCCGCGCCAACCCCAGCAGCGGCTTCACCTCGGCCGCCAAGTCGGTGGCGCGGATGCTCTACAGCAAAGGTGGCTCCACCTACCTGTGCACCGGCACCCTGCTCAACAACAGCAACGCGCCGAAGAAGTACCTGTTCTGGACCGCAGCGCACTGCATCAGCACCCAAGCCGTGGCCGACACCCTGCAGACCTACTGGTTCTACGACGCCGCCAGCTGCAACGGCTCCACGGTCAGCGCGTCCGCCACCACGCTCAACGGCGGCGCCTCCCTGCGCTATGCCAACGCCACCCGCGACACCGCGCTGCTGGAACTGAAGACCGCTCCGCCCAGCGGCGCGTTCTATGCCGGCTGGAGCAGTTCGCCGATCGGTTCCACCGGCACCGCGATCGAGGGCATCCACCACCCCGCCGGCGACGTGAAGAAGTACTCGCTGGGCAGCGTCAGCGCGCTGTCGTCCTCGTACCTGGGCGGTTCGCCGCTGTACAAGGTGGTCTGGAACAGCGGCGTCACCGAAGGCGGCTCGTCCGGCTCGGGCCTGTTCACCGTCAACAGCCGCGGCGCCTACCAGCTGCGCGGCGGCCTGCTCGGCGGCGACTCGTACTGCAGCGCGCCCAGCGCCCCGGACTACTACTCGCGCTTCTCCGACGTGTATTCCATCATCCAGCCCTACCTGAGCCCATAA